One window of Anaerolineales bacterium genomic DNA carries:
- a CDS encoding electron transfer flavoprotein subunit beta/FixA family protein → MNIVVAIKHIPSIADDVPVKGNNVDFDSVDFVLNEWDEHSIEQAVLIKEAVGGTVTVVGVDLIGELDNALHLALAKGADKVVKITADDPAADSHMQAKWLAEAIKGMGANMVFAGVQASNDLDGQIGPMIAAHLDMPYIGGVSSVEANGDSATVNKEFAGGAGAKYSVSMPFVAGVQAAPKPPRYAPVSKVRQMAQSATVEKVAPSGDASSGLAFKKMAPPVVTGHAEMIEGSSKEVAAKIVELLKSKGLA, encoded by the coding sequence ATGAACATTGTAGTAGCCATCAAACATATCCCCAGCATTGCCGATGACGTGCCCGTCAAAGGCAATAACGTGGATTTCGACTCGGTGGATTTTGTCCTCAATGAATGGGACGAGCATTCCATCGAGCAAGCCGTGTTGATCAAGGAAGCCGTCGGTGGGACGGTGACCGTGGTCGGCGTGGACTTGATCGGGGAGTTGGATAACGCGCTTCATCTCGCGCTGGCAAAGGGTGCCGATAAAGTGGTCAAGATCACCGCTGACGACCCCGCCGCGGATTCGCACATGCAAGCAAAGTGGCTGGCGGAAGCGATCAAGGGCATGGGCGCGAATATGGTCTTCGCGGGTGTGCAGGCGTCGAACGATCTTGATGGACAAATTGGCCCGATGATCGCGGCGCATTTGGATATGCCCTACATCGGTGGCGTGAGTTCTGTCGAAGCCAATGGCGACTCTGCCACGGTCAACAAGGAATTTGCAGGTGGCGCGGGCGCGAAGTATTCCGTGTCCATGCCGTTCGTGGCGGGTGTGCAGGCTGCTCCCAAGCCGCCGCGTTATGCGCCTGTGAGCAAAGTCCGACAGATGGCGCAATCTGCCACGGTGGAAAAAGTCGCCCCGTCGGGTGACGCTTCTTCGGGGCTGGCGTTCAAGAAGATGGCTCCGCCCGTGGTGACGGGTCATGCCGAGATGATCGAAGGTTCGTCGAAGGAAGTGGCGGCGAAGATCGTGGAATTGTTGAAGAGCAAGGGATTGGCATAG
- a CDS encoding electron transfer flavoprotein subunit alpha/FixB family protein codes for MSNDVFVITEHMDGKFSDVSFEMVGKAKELASALGGQAVAVVVGGGVSSNGFASDSTFHVDDAALSNFNPEAYGKVIEALVKEKSPKVVMFGWTVTGMDVAAWLSARTGAPLAAYAKDVRVEGGGIVVSSQVYGGKLMAEVAPEGDMAIVACLAGSFPVEAGQGSTAATTMASPIDAGSLKVKFVEAIKPAGGDVDITAQAKLVSIGRGIGGKENVELAEELAKALGATVSASRPVVDAGWLPRTRQVGKSGLKVKPKLYLMLGISGAPEHLEGMKSAELIIAVNTDKKAPIFNVAHYGATADLFEVAEAMLELL; via the coding sequence ATGAGTAATGATGTATTCGTAATCACCGAGCACATGGATGGCAAGTTTTCTGATGTGTCGTTTGAAATGGTAGGAAAAGCTAAAGAGTTGGCGTCCGCTTTGGGAGGGCAGGCAGTTGCGGTCGTAGTCGGAGGCGGAGTTTCATCCAATGGTTTCGCGTCTGATTCCACGTTCCATGTGGATGACGCAGCGCTGTCGAACTTCAATCCTGAAGCGTATGGCAAAGTGATCGAAGCGTTGGTCAAGGAGAAGTCGCCGAAGGTTGTGATGTTCGGCTGGACGGTGACGGGCATGGATGTGGCGGCGTGGCTTTCTGCGCGGACGGGTGCGCCGTTGGCGGCGTACGCGAAAGATGTGCGCGTCGAAGGCGGCGGCATTGTGGTCAGCAGCCAGGTCTATGGCGGCAAGTTGATGGCGGAAGTTGCGCCCGAAGGCGACATGGCGATCGTGGCGTGTCTGGCGGGTTCGTTCCCTGTGGAAGCGGGGCAGGGCTCGACGGCTGCGACGACGATGGCTTCACCGATTGACGCGGGTTCGTTGAAAGTGAAATTTGTCGAAGCGATCAAACCCGCTGGCGGCGATGTGGACATCACGGCACAGGCGAAGTTGGTTTCGATCGGTCGTGGTATCGGCGGCAAAGAAAATGTGGAACTCGCCGAAGAATTGGCAAAGGCGCTCGGCGCGACGGTCTCTGCTTCTCGCCCTGTGGTGGACGCGGGCTGGTTGCCGCGCACAAGGCAGGTCGGTAAGTCGGGACTCAAGGTCAAGCCTAAGTTGTATCTCATGCTCGGTATCTCTGGCGCGCCTGAACATCTCGAAGGCATGAAGAGCGCCGAGTTGATCATCGCGGTCAACACCGATAAGAAAGCGCCGATCTTCAACGTGGCGCATTACGGTGCAACGGCGGATCTGTTTGAAGTTGCTGAGGCGATGTTGGAGTTGCTTTAG
- a CDS encoding 4Fe-4S dicluster domain-containing protein, giving the protein MLTTIEKIIFIVLAITAAGFTFHGFKTIIDSIRKGRPAPELKDVTGSLIKAAIAVLFQQTIFKARKVLSAIHMGLFFGLITYAIVNLVDVLEGLIPGFELVYGGKNLPNAPTGLINAFNLIADVMSGFLLIAITTFLVRRFIVKDKALTFRDNVLLNPKVKAGGQARDSLTVGVFVIMHVGARLMSQAFRLTEGADPFMPIASFLNSIFGASETGVHVAWWISLGWVMFIIPYLSRSKHTHFFMSPVNLGLAKQNPRGQLDPAIPLKMIEGQKFDPGAKVIYDLAWTRVMDAYACVQCNRCQDVCPANFYQRPLSPSALEVNKRYLLKEATFGSHPEKLLLPLTETVISPEAVWSCTTCYACVRVCPVGNEPMADIVDIRRRMLIDGYEIDSGVQNALQSLATNGNWMSKGKRLRGRWAKEMEFPVKNATEEPVEHLWFVGDTASFDERVIPNTKMVARLFNQGGLDFGIMYQNESNSGNDVRRVGEEGLFEQLVEQNMAAFGKAQFKQIVTTDPHSFNTLKNEYPQFGGTFEVKHYTVTLLKLIEEGKLTIKNKLTNYKVTFHDPCYLGRYNGGFTAPRKLLELLGVEFVEMPRNCENSFCCGAGGGQIWMGKVAPGERPAENRIKEALTTFGEGANTKTQLFIVTCPKDMIMYSDAVKTTGNEGKIEVRDIIQLVAEAVGVEEVSPVVA; this is encoded by the coding sequence TTGCTCACTACGATTGAAAAAATCATCTTCATTGTGCTGGCAATTACGGCGGCGGGGTTTACATTTCATGGGTTCAAGACCATCATCGACTCGATTCGCAAGGGGCGCCCTGCGCCTGAGTTGAAGGATGTGACTGGCAGTCTGATCAAAGCCGCGATTGCGGTTCTGTTTCAGCAGACAATTTTCAAAGCGCGCAAAGTGCTCAGCGCCATTCACATGGGACTCTTCTTCGGTCTCATCACATATGCGATTGTGAATCTTGTGGATGTGCTCGAAGGACTTATCCCAGGCTTTGAGTTGGTTTATGGCGGCAAGAATTTACCCAACGCGCCGACAGGACTCATCAATGCCTTCAACCTCATCGCCGATGTGATGAGCGGATTTTTGTTAATTGCCATCACCACGTTCCTAGTGCGCCGCTTCATCGTCAAAGACAAGGCGTTAACCTTTCGTGATAACGTCTTGCTGAATCCGAAAGTCAAGGCGGGCGGGCAGGCGCGTGATTCTCTCACCGTTGGCGTGTTCGTCATTATGCACGTTGGCGCGCGTCTCATGAGTCAAGCCTTCCGCCTCACCGAAGGCGCTGACCCGTTCATGCCCATCGCAAGTTTTCTCAATTCCATTTTCGGCGCATCAGAAACGGGCGTGCATGTCGCGTGGTGGATCAGTCTCGGCTGGGTGATGTTCATCATCCCGTATCTTTCGCGCAGCAAGCACACGCACTTTTTCATGTCGCCCGTCAATCTCGGTTTGGCGAAACAGAATCCGCGCGGTCAACTCGACCCTGCGATTCCATTGAAGATGATCGAAGGTCAAAAGTTCGACCCTGGCGCGAAGGTCATTTACGATCTCGCCTGGACGCGCGTGATGGACGCCTACGCCTGCGTGCAATGCAACCGCTGTCAGGATGTCTGCCCCGCGAATTTTTACCAGCGACCGCTCTCCCCTTCGGCATTGGAAGTGAACAAGCGTTATCTTCTCAAGGAAGCGACCTTCGGCTCTCACCCCGAGAAGTTGCTGCTTCCGCTTACTGAGACAGTGATCTCCCCTGAGGCTGTTTGGTCTTGCACAACGTGTTACGCCTGTGTCCGTGTGTGTCCTGTCGGCAATGAACCAATGGCGGACATCGTGGACATCCGCCGCCGCATGTTGATCGATGGCTACGAAATTGACAGCGGCGTGCAGAACGCGTTGCAGTCTCTCGCGACCAACGGCAACTGGATGAGCAAAGGCAAACGTCTGCGCGGACGCTGGGCGAAGGAGATGGAGTTCCCCGTCAAGAACGCGACCGAAGAACCCGTCGAACATCTCTGGTTTGTCGGCGATACCGCTTCATTCGATGAACGTGTCATCCCGAATACCAAGATGGTGGCGCGGCTGTTCAATCAAGGCGGCTTGGACTTTGGCATTATGTACCAGAACGAATCCAACTCTGGGAACGATGTGCGCCGCGTGGGGGAAGAAGGTCTGTTCGAGCAACTCGTTGAGCAGAACATGGCGGCATTTGGCAAAGCACAATTCAAGCAGATCGTCACCACCGACCCGCACTCGTTCAACACGCTCAAGAACGAGTATCCGCAATTCGGCGGGACGTTTGAAGTCAAGCATTACACCGTGACATTGCTCAAGTTGATCGAAGAAGGCAAACTCACCATCAAGAATAAGTTGACGAATTACAAAGTCACATTCCACGACCCGTGCTATCTCGGACGCTACAACGGCGGATTCACCGCTCCGCGCAAGTTGCTTGAATTGCTCGGTGTGGAATTTGTCGAAATGCCGCGCAACTGCGAGAACTCATTCTGCTGCGGCGCGGGCGGCGGTCAAATTTGGATGGGCAAGGTTGCGCCTGGTGAACGCCCTGCCGAGAACAGAATCAAAGAAGCGTTGACCACCTTCGGCGAAGGCGCGAATACCAAGACGCAACTTTTCATCGTCACTTGTCCCAAAGACATGATCATGTACTCCGACGCGGTCAAGACCACAGGCAACGAAGGCAAGATCGAAGTCCGCGATATCATTCAGTTGGTGGCGGAAGCCGTCGGTGTGGAAGAGGTTAGTCCAGTAGTTGCGTAG
- the gcvH gene encoding glycine cleavage system protein GcvH, with amino-acid sequence MATVRGCNIPENLYYWVEKHAWALPMDDGTVKIGITDVAQNLAKGIVNATPKEAGRTVQKGKSAGTLESGKWVGPVTSPVTGEIVEVNEMMKGKPSLINSDPYGDGWFVRVKPNDWAGESASLLTGEAAVAAYQKFMEEQNLNFE; translated from the coding sequence ATGGCAACAGTTCGTGGATGTAACATTCCTGAAAATCTCTACTACTGGGTGGAGAAACACGCCTGGGCATTGCCCATGGACGATGGCACAGTGAAGATCGGGATCACCGATGTGGCGCAGAATTTGGCGAAGGGCATTGTCAATGCCACGCCAAAGGAAGCGGGACGCACCGTGCAGAAGGGCAAGTCCGCTGGGACGTTGGAAAGCGGCAAATGGGTGGGACCTGTGACATCGCCTGTCACTGGTGAGATCGTCGAAGTCAACGAGATGATGAAGGGTAAGCCTTCTTTAATCAACTCTGACCCGTATGGCGATGGCTGGTTTGTTCGGGTGAAGCCGAATGACTGGGCTGGAGAAAGTGCTTCCCTGCTCACTGGTGAAGCGGCAGTGGCGGCGTATCAGAAGTTTATGGAAGAACAGAATTTAAATTTTGAATAG
- a CDS encoding glycine cleavage system protein H — protein sequence MIFYACDIPEDLTYDIERDVWIRFDGEIATLGMTDVAQTRCGKFAALSFREVGKKVAQGKALVTIESAKWVGPFPAPFSCEIVVTNEEAFAKNILLANKEPYTDGWLVKVKPTNLAAESSHLVTGEAAAEKYKERIKELKVNCLRCID from the coding sequence ATGATCTTCTACGCCTGTGATATCCCCGAAGACCTGACCTACGACATCGAGCGCGATGTATGGATCCGCTTTGATGGCGAGATCGCCACGCTTGGCATGACCGATGTCGCGCAGACTCGCTGTGGAAAATTCGCGGCGCTCAGTTTTCGGGAAGTCGGCAAGAAGGTGGCGCAAGGCAAGGCGCTGGTGACGATTGAATCCGCCAAGTGGGTGGGACCGTTCCCCGCGCCGTTCTCGTGTGAGATCGTGGTAACCAACGAAGAAGCGTTTGCAAAAAATATCTTGCTTGCCAACAAAGAACCGTACACTGATGGCTGGCTGGTCAAAGTAAAGCCAACGAATCTCGCAGCAGAATCCAGCCACCTTGTCACGGGCGAAGCGGCGGCAGAAAAGTACAAGGAAAGAATCAAGGAATTGAAAGTCAATTGTTTGAGATGTATTGATTAG
- a CDS encoding lipoate--protein ligase family protein: MSKKIRLLYMEGVSPLRSQTVYHAVGYAMTKDTPNTIIMVSPNAPYVCVGYHQDIQKEVDLDYCEKHNLPVYRREVGGGAVFLDNGQLFTQWIFHKEDLPATLEERFKLYIDPLVATYQELGIPANLRPINDVHVNGKKIGGTGAAQMGIAEILVGSLMYTFDKKTMSQVLKVPSEKMRDKIFESLEAYMTTMTEQLGSTPDRAMVKDLYLKKVSEALGAEIYEGEWTAEEEAMAQEIDARFTSDEWLYQKGQLKQQGVKIHQDVHIVEAAFKAQGGLIRIIARLREGRIDDVTISGDFTLLPVFAVGALEQSLRGVAATPENLKSKIEEAYYRLNIQSPGVTPTDFTTAIMNAVTPPQAA, from the coding sequence ATGTCCAAAAAAATCCGCTTACTTTACATGGAAGGCGTATCCCCGCTCCGTTCGCAGACCGTTTATCACGCGGTTGGGTATGCAATGACCAAAGATACCCCCAACACCATCATCATGGTCTCGCCGAATGCGCCGTATGTGTGCGTGGGCTACCATCAAGACATCCAAAAAGAAGTGGACTTGGATTACTGCGAAAAACATAACCTGCCTGTCTATCGTCGTGAGGTCGGCGGCGGCGCGGTGTTTTTGGATAACGGTCAACTCTTCACGCAGTGGATCTTCCATAAAGAAGATTTGCCCGCCACGCTTGAAGAACGCTTCAAGCTTTATATTGACCCGCTCGTAGCGACGTATCAGGAACTCGGCATTCCTGCCAACCTGCGTCCCATAAACGATGTGCATGTGAACGGAAAGAAGATCGGCGGCACAGGCGCGGCGCAGATGGGCATTGCGGAAATTCTCGTCGGCAGCCTGATGTATACCTTTGACAAGAAGACCATGTCGCAGGTGTTGAAAGTCCCCTCCGAGAAAATGCGCGACAAGATTTTCGAGTCGCTCGAAGCCTACATGACCACCATGACCGAACAACTCGGCTCCACACCCGACCGCGCGATGGTCAAAGACCTGTACCTGAAGAAAGTCTCCGAAGCACTCGGCGCGGAAATTTACGAAGGTGAATGGACTGCCGAGGAAGAAGCCATGGCGCAGGAAATTGACGCGCGCTTCACTTCCGACGAGTGGCTGTATCAGAAGGGTCAACTCAAACAACAGGGTGTGAAAATTCATCAGGATGTACACATCGTCGAAGCGGCATTCAAGGCTCAGGGCGGGTTGATCCGTATCATCGCCCGCTTGCGCGAAGGTCGCATTGACGACGTCACCATCTCTGGCGATTTCACCCTGCTGCCCGTCTTCGCCGTTGGCGCGCTCGAACAATCCCTGCGCGGTGTGGCTGCCACGCCAGAGAATCTCAAATCCAAAATCGAAGAAGCGTATTACCGCCTCAACATCCAATCGCCTGGCGTCACGCCCACCGATTTCACAACGGCGATTATGAATGCGGTCACTCCTCCGCAAGCCGCTTAA
- the nrfD gene encoding polysulfide reductase NrfD produces the protein MTQNYGFLIDQSKCIGCHACSTACKSENQVPLGVYRTWVKYVETGSFPDVRRRFQVTRCNHCANPPCVRICPVTAMYQRDDGIVEFDPSICIGCKSCMQACPYDSIYLDPETNTAAKCHFCAHRLDVGLEPACVVVCPEHAILAGDLNDPASEISRKLSTAQVSVRKPEQGTGPKLFYINGNDWSLHPSATQTHDSYVWADKVTEQNVTAFERGAIALPVLKSKSGTPIRTPQTQGEPLNGPIQFGGRVAEHMVQTAYTAQHKINWHWELPSYLVTKNIAGGLFMLLSLGSMFNIFAFDSGTFLATGFTAMVFMLITTILLIKDLSQPKRFLNILLRPQWKSWVARGAYIMVTFTAVAGLWWLLEAGAFWNILPAEFVAGIRTIAAWIIFPFALGVVIYTAFLLGQAEGRDMWQSNLLPFQLLSQSAMVASGVFFVLNLFVDFPADLTALLTILFPASIAINLLLTFAGKLNSFPTDTAMLASREMTHGKFRNHYWWGGIALGHVIPLVLMIAFAPALPVAVIATLIGLFFYEYAFVMAPQHIPNS, from the coding sequence ATGACTCAAAACTACGGCTTTCTCATTGACCAATCCAAATGCATCGGCTGTCACGCCTGTTCCACTGCGTGCAAGTCCGAGAATCAAGTGCCGTTGGGTGTGTATCGCACGTGGGTCAAGTATGTGGAGACAGGCTCCTTCCCCGATGTGCGCCGCCGCTTTCAGGTGACGCGCTGCAACCACTGCGCCAACCCGCCGTGTGTGCGCATCTGTCCCGTCACTGCGATGTATCAGCGTGACGATGGCATTGTCGAATTCGACCCGTCCATCTGCATTGGTTGCAAATCCTGTATGCAAGCCTGCCCCTACGACTCGATCTATCTCGACCCCGAAACCAACACCGCGGCGAAGTGTCATTTCTGCGCCCATCGTTTGGATGTGGGACTCGAACCTGCCTGCGTGGTGGTCTGCCCCGAACATGCGATTCTCGCTGGGGACTTGAACGACCCCGCTTCGGAAATAAGCCGAAAGTTGTCCACTGCGCAAGTGAGCGTTCGCAAGCCTGAGCAGGGGACGGGTCCCAAACTGTTCTACATCAACGGCAATGATTGGTCGCTGCATCCTTCTGCGACTCAAACTCACGACTCATATGTGTGGGCAGATAAAGTCACCGAGCAGAACGTCACCGCTTTTGAGCGCGGCGCGATTGCCCTGCCTGTCTTGAAATCCAAATCGGGTACACCCATCCGCACCCCGCAGACTCAAGGTGAGCCGCTCAACGGTCCCATCCAATTTGGCGGACGTGTCGCCGAGCACATGGTGCAGACTGCCTACACTGCTCAGCATAAGATCAACTGGCATTGGGAATTGCCTTCGTATCTCGTCACCAAAAACATCGCGGGCGGACTCTTCATGCTCTTGAGTCTCGGCTCGATGTTCAATATATTTGCATTCGACTCCGGGACCTTCCTTGCTACAGGCTTCACCGCGATGGTCTTTATGCTCATCACGACCATCCTGCTCATCAAGGACTTGTCGCAGCCCAAACGCTTCTTGAATATTTTGCTCCGCCCACAGTGGAAGTCATGGGTGGCACGCGGCGCATACATCATGGTCACATTCACCGCCGTGGCTGGACTGTGGTGGCTGCTCGAAGCAGGCGCGTTCTGGAATATTCTCCCTGCTGAGTTTGTCGCGGGCATCCGCACCATCGCCGCGTGGATCATCTTCCCCTTTGCGTTGGGTGTGGTGATTTACACCGCCTTCCTGCTCGGTCAAGCCGAAGGGCGCGACATGTGGCAGAGCAATCTGCTTCCATTTCAATTGCTTTCGCAATCTGCCATGGTGGCAAGCGGCGTGTTCTTTGTCCTGAATCTCTTCGTGGACTTCCCCGCCGACCTGACCGCTTTGCTGACTATTCTGTTCCCTGCCAGCATCGCCATCAACTTGCTGCTGACCTTCGCGGGCAAACTCAACTCCTTCCCGACAGACACTGCCATGCTTGCCTCCCGCGAGATGACCCACGGCAAATTCCGTAACCATTACTGGTGGGGCGGCATTGCACTCGGTCACGTCATTCCGCTCGTGCTGATGATCGCCTTCGCTCCCGCGTTGCCTGTGGCTGTGATCGCTACACTGATTGGCTTGTTCTTCTATGAATACGCCTTCGTGATGGCGCCGCAGCATATTCCGAATTCTTAG
- a CDS encoding molybdopterin-dependent oxidoreductase yields MTKIPQTSAGTAVPQFADSDRKPIKLTEVVHPDGRISQYPPSDVWDEWVEWDGKEWPRKVARRYTLVPTVCFNCESACGLLAYVDKDTYEIRKFEGNPVHPGSRGRNCAKGPATHNQVYDPERILYPLKRVGKRGEGKWEQISWEQALTEIAEKMRESKKRRPNGIVYHVGRPGEDGYANRVVQTWGMDGHNSHTNICSSSARAGYNFWIGQDRPSPDYANARVILLISSHLETGHYFNPHAQRIIEAKTDGAKLITFDPRLSNTASMSDVWLPTYPGSENTILLSIANHLIQNNLYNKDFMRKWVNWKETLSAVVSGQLTVNSSELAEKIRTALATPKDLRPSTFDVELFNLFDALLKDLYAEYTFERAAQESEVPIERIQETARLIANCEGKLATHVWRSASVGNLGGWQVARCLFFLNVLTGSIGNKGGTSMTGWNKFVPKPFKGAPAPETWNELHYPIEYPLAHYEMSILLPHMLEEGRGDIDVYFTRVYNPMWVNPDGFMWLKALKDESKIKCYVALTPTWNETAWFADYVLPTGHGPERHDLMSQETHAGQWIAFRQPVRRVAMERAGMKVDFTYQANPGEVWEENEFWIQLSAKMDPDGSLGIRQWFESPYRPGEIITVDEYYQWIFENSVPGLPEAAAKEGLTPLAYMRKYGVFEVKKENYSPFDKGIGTLVNGKLVQSNDQSTDSQSTFEVDNHDRLLKDGAVLGLMVDGQPKAGFDTPSKKLEFFSDTLANWGWSEKENVIPWAVKSHVHQENISREKGEMILLPNFRLPTLIHTRSANAKWLYEISHKNPIWMNPEDAQRLGLDTGDLAKVETEIGHFVDTIWVTEGIKPGIIAISHHLGRWRLNEDKGVSKGSSNLVELHDDGKGGFLMRVIHGATSWESSDPDTSRIWWSNVGVNQNLAHGVHPDPISGVHCWLQKVYKVSKAEAGEKAGDLFVDTNKSMQVYREWLKMTRPADKVSPDGNRRPMWLARPLKPTKEAYKLPK; encoded by the coding sequence ATGACAAAAATCCCTCAAACCTCCGCAGGCACCGCTGTCCCGCAATTCGCGGACTCTGACCGCAAGCCCATCAAACTGACCGAAGTCGTCCACCCTGATGGACGTATCAGTCAATATCCGCCCTCTGACGTGTGGGATGAATGGGTGGAATGGGACGGCAAGGAGTGGCCTCGCAAAGTCGCGCGGAGATATACGCTCGTGCCGACCGTCTGCTTCAACTGCGAATCGGCGTGCGGATTGCTCGCCTATGTGGACAAAGACACCTATGAGATTCGCAAGTTCGAAGGCAACCCCGTCCACCCTGGCTCGCGCGGACGTAACTGTGCCAAGGGACCCGCGACCCATAATCAGGTGTATGACCCCGAAAGAATCTTGTATCCGCTCAAGCGAGTCGGCAAGCGCGGCGAAGGCAAATGGGAGCAAATCTCTTGGGAGCAGGCGCTGACCGAAATCGCGGAGAAAATGCGCGAGAGCAAGAAACGCCGCCCGAATGGGATCGTCTATCACGTGGGGCGACCAGGCGAAGATGGATACGCCAACCGTGTCGTTCAGACCTGGGGCATGGACGGTCACAACAGCCATACCAACATCTGCTCATCGTCGGCGCGTGCGGGATACAACTTCTGGATCGGGCAAGATAGACCGAGTCCCGATTACGCTAATGCACGCGTCATCCTGCTGATTTCAAGTCACCTTGAAACGGGACATTACTTCAACCCGCACGCGCAGCGTATCATCGAAGCCAAAACGGACGGTGCAAAACTCATCACCTTCGACCCACGCTTAAGCAACACCGCGTCCATGAGTGATGTCTGGCTGCCGACTTACCCTGGCAGTGAAAATACGATCCTGCTTTCGATTGCGAATCATCTGATTCAAAATAATTTGTACAACAAAGACTTCATGCGCAAATGGGTCAACTGGAAGGAAACATTAAGTGCAGTGGTCAGTGGGCAGTTGACAGTGAACAGTAGTGAGTTGGCAGAAAAGATTCGCACTGCATTGGCAACACCCAAAGACCTTCGACCTTCGACCTTCGACGTTGAACTCTTCAACCTGTTCGACGCATTACTCAAAGACCTCTACGCCGAATACACCTTCGAACGTGCCGCACAAGAATCGGAAGTGCCAATTGAGCGCATTCAAGAAACCGCGCGACTCATCGCGAACTGCGAAGGCAAACTCGCCACACATGTGTGGCGTTCTGCAAGCGTTGGTAATTTAGGTGGATGGCAAGTAGCGCGTTGCCTGTTCTTTCTCAATGTGTTGACAGGCAGTATCGGCAATAAAGGCGGCACATCGATGACGGGTTGGAACAAGTTCGTGCCCAAGCCGTTCAAAGGTGCGCCCGCGCCCGAAACGTGGAACGAACTGCATTACCCCATCGAGTATCCGCTCGCGCATTATGAGATGTCGATTCTTTTGCCGCACATGCTCGAAGAAGGTCGCGGCGACATCGACGTGTATTTCACGCGCGTCTACAACCCGATGTGGGTCAATCCCGATGGCTTCATGTGGCTCAAGGCGCTCAAAGACGAATCGAAAATCAAATGCTATGTTGCGCTCACGCCCACGTGGAATGAAACCGCATGGTTTGCCGATTATGTTCTGCCCACTGGTCACGGACCTGAGCGTCACGACCTGATGAGTCAGGAAACTCACGCGGGTCAGTGGATTGCCTTCCGCCAACCTGTGCGACGTGTTGCGATGGAACGCGCGGGCATGAAGGTGGATTTCACCTATCAAGCCAACCCTGGCGAAGTGTGGGAAGAGAACGAGTTCTGGATTCAACTTTCTGCGAAGATGGACCCCGATGGTTCGCTCGGCATTCGTCAGTGGTTCGAGAGTCCATATCGCCCTGGCGAGATCATCACGGTGGATGAATACTATCAATGGATTTTTGAAAACTCTGTGCCTGGCCTGCCCGAGGCCGCCGCAAAAGAAGGATTGACTCCGCTGGCATACATGCGCAAGTACGGAGTCTTCGAAGTGAAGAAGGAAAATTATTCTCCCTTTGATAAGGGGATTGGTACATTGGTTAATGGGAAATTGGTTCAGAGCAACGACCAATCTACCGATTCCCAATCTACCTTTGAAGTTGATAACCACGACAGATTACTAAAAGACGGTGCTGTCCTCGGCTTGATGGTGGATGGACAACCCAAGGCGGGCTTCGATACGCCGTCAAAGAAACTTGAGTTCTTCAGCGACACGCTCGCCAACTGGGGCTGGAGCGAAAAAGAAAATGTCATCCCATGGGCGGTGAAGAGTCATGTCCATCAGGAAAACATCAGCCGCGAAAAAGGCGAGATGATTCTATTGCCGAACTTCCGTCTGCCGACTCTGATTCACACACGCAGCGCAAATGCCAAATGGTTGTATGAGATCTCGCATAAGAATCCCATCTGGATGAATCCCGAAGACGCGCAACGCCTTGGGCTCGACACAGGTGACCTCGCCAAAGTGGAGACGGAAATCGGTCACTTCGTGGATACGATCTGGGTGACGGAAGGAATCAAGCCTGGCATTATTGCCATCAGCCATCACCTCGGACGTTGGCGCTTGAACGAAGATAAAGGTGTGAGCAAAGGTTCATCCAACCTCGTGGAACTCCACGACGATGGCAAAGGCGGCTTTCTCATGCGTGTTATTCACGGGGCAACTTCGTGGGAATCCTCCGACCCCGATACCAGCCGTATTTGGTGGAGCAACGTCGGCGTGAACCAAAACCTCGCTCATGGGGTTCACCCCGATCCGATTAGCGGAGTGCATTGTTGGCTGCAAAAGGTGTACAAGGTTAGCAAAGCCGAAGCAGGCGAAAAAGCAGGCGACCTGTTCGTGGATACGAACAAGTCCATGCAGGTGTATCGTGAGTGGTTGAAGATGACCCGTCCCGCCGACAAAGTCAGCCCCGATGGCAATCGTCGTCCGATGTGGCTGGCACGTCCGCTCAAGCCGACGAAGGAAGCATATAAGTTGCCGAAGTAA